In Staphylococcus lloydii, the following proteins share a genomic window:
- a CDS encoding tRNA threonylcarbamoyladenosine dehydratase produces MKHQFSRNELAYGQEGLDLLKEQTVVVLGVGGVGSFAAEALARTNIGHIILIDKDDVDITNVNRQLHALTSTIGQSKVTLMEERIKLINPDCKVTSLHMFYTEDTYEELFEQYDIDYFIDASDTIMYKVHLMEQCLNRGIKVISSMGAANKTDPTRFQIEDISKTHTDRMARIIRQKLKKKGIRKGIPVVFSDESPIIIREDVKATVGDENAPTRKAQIPPSSNAFVPSVVGLICASFVINDILKDIPVTRIKDKG; encoded by the coding sequence ATGAAGCATCAATTTTCAAGAAATGAATTGGCTTATGGTCAAGAAGGTTTGGATTTATTAAAAGAACAAACCGTAGTTGTACTAGGGGTTGGCGGTGTAGGTTCATTTGCTGCTGAAGCTTTAGCACGAACTAACATAGGTCATATTATACTGATTGATAAAGATGATGTTGATATTACAAACGTAAACCGTCAGTTACATGCTTTAACGTCTACAATAGGTCAAAGCAAAGTGACATTAATGGAAGAACGTATAAAATTAATAAACCCGGACTGTAAAGTAACTTCATTGCACATGTTCTATACAGAAGATACTTACGAAGAATTATTCGAACAATACGATATAGATTACTTTATAGATGCGAGTGACACTATAATGTATAAAGTACATTTAATGGAACAGTGTTTAAATAGAGGTATTAAAGTGATTTCAAGTATGGGTGCAGCCAATAAAACAGATCCTACAAGATTTCAAATTGAAGATATTTCTAAAACACACACCGACAGAATGGCTAGAATAATTCGTCAGAAATTAAAAAAGAAGGGCATTCGCAAAGGGATACCTGTAGTATTTTCGGATGAAAGTCCAATCATTATTAGAGAAGATGTAAAGGCGACAGTAGGTGATGAAAATGCGCCGACTAGAAAAGCGCAAATACCACCATCTTCCAATGCATTTGTGCCAAGCGTTGTCGGCTTGATATGTGCAAGTTTTGTAATAAATGATATTTTGAAAGATATTCCGGTTACAAGAATAAAAGACAAAGGCTAA